Genomic segment of uncultured Desulfobacter sp.:
ACTCCACCTGTTCCAGCCGAAGCCACTACGTTTCCTTGCACGCATCAGGTGCCTGCGAATTTTCCTTTCCACCCAGTCTTTTACATAACCAAAACATTGACTGGAATTTCCAATCCGAAAGTAGTTTACCCATCCACGCAAAATCGGATTGATCTCAGCCACTATCCTATCAAGCGGTTGCGAACGAAAACGACGGAACACCTCCTTAAGTCTGCTGAGAAGAGCTGTTCGTGCTTTCATTCTTGGAGTGACAAGTACACCCAACTTGCCTCGACGAGTTTTAGCCCGTCTAAAATCAAATCCGAGAAAACTGAATGTTTCACCACGGGTAAGATCTACCAGTTTGGATTTCTCCCGATTAAGCTGTACATCGAGCTTTTCCAACTCCTCAAGGAGTCTCTTATTGGCGGCATCAACCAGCCAATTCCACTTGCTAAAGCCATCAACCAAAATCACCAGGTCATCGGCAAAACGTGAGTATTCAATATACGTATATCTACCGTTACGCGTGACTTCTTTTGCCCGCTCCAGCATTTTATCTACCTCATTAAGATAGATATTGCTCAGCAAAGGCGAGATGACTCCACCTTGTGGAACACCTTTCTTTCCACCAACTTTCAAGATCAACTTCAACAGCCGCATTATCTGGGCGTCGTTAACCCGTTCCGCTACCTTATCAAGAAGAATGTGGTGACGAACATTATCAAAATAGGCACTGAGGTCTATATCAATAATTCGGGTTTTGGACTTCACAACTGCTTCCGCTACTCGGTTCACCGCCGTATGGGCGGTTCGTTTGGGTCTATACCCAAACGATCCTTCTTGAAAATCGGCTTCAAAAATGGCTTCCAAGATCAACTTGAGGGCTCCCTGAACCACTCGGTCTTTTATAGAAGGAATCCCGAGGACTCTGACTTTGTCATTGCCTTTGGGAATTTCTTTCCTTCGGTTCCGTAATGGTTTGTACGTGCTGGAGACCAATTCCGTCCGGATCTGTTTGAGGAAGTCTTCAATTCCACCCTCTTCGACGGCTTTAAACGTTACACCGTCAATCCCTGGCGCTCCGTTATTTCGTTTTGCCATGAGGTAGGATTCATGAAGCGTTTCCATCTTGCAAACATGAACGTACAGTCCCCAGAACCGCGATGTCTTGTCAGACTTCGCTTTTAAATATATTTTCCTTCTCAGGTCTTGTAACCTAATGGACTTCTTTATCATAAAGTCCTTACCTCCCTATGTTGTTGGAAAATTGTTAACAGCAAGGCTCCTTCGCTCCCCGGATGTTACTCCGATTCACAGCTACTACGAACCTATCCGCCACCCTCTCGTCTTCGACACACTTCCCGCTGTTTACGGTTATAGCATCTACCTTGCTCCGACAATTTCTTCCCGGGACGAGGAGGGTTTCTCCAGTTGCTCGGCATGTCCTTGTTACCGTGCTGTCGCTACCACCCCGCCGGAGTGAGCAGTCGTATCGGTCAGACTTCGACTACCCATGCTGTCTTCACCCTACGGTTGCGGGTTCGACCTCCGGGGTTTCTCACTTTCGGGGCCACCTGGGCGTTCACTCTCGTTACGGCCCGGCAACTCGCTCACCACCCTTAAAGATGGCTTTGTCAATGGGCTTCAGATAATTCGGTTTCCCTGTTATCTGCCATTCAAGCTACGGGGGCTCTGACTTCTACCCCGGCAGGACTGACTCCTGCTGAACATGCCAGCCTTAGCTGGACGCACAACCGTACGTACGGGCCTCGTATACGGCTCCTGTTTATTCTTATCCCCGGTTATTGGATGATGAGGTCATGATCCAGCGTATCAAAACATTTACTCAGATCCATATCTATTACCCATTTCAGCCCAAAGGTCCGCGCTTCGTCTTTTCTGACATACTTGGCTATATATACGTTATCCGATTCTTCAACCGACTATCCCGTCTTTTATCCGTTTCCGGCAATCTGCGGTCATATTCACAGGTTTACTCCGATGGGAGCAGTTTTCGTTTAGAGCCCTTCTCCAAGGGGTACTATCCGACACATGCCCGCCTCGTTAGGCGGCTTGTTCCCAAACGTATCATAATCAGTAGCTTCCAAGACTTTAAAATAAACTTCCCCCCTTCGCAATTGCAGGGGCTTTTGGCTCTCCTACAATCCCTGCGCACTGTGGCTCAGGTCATTCCCGTTTTCTCCTCCACTCCGTTACCGGGCTTCATCGGCGGGAATTTCATTACTACTACGGGTTCATCTGCCACCCGGCAAAGCATCCTTCCTTTCTTGAGTTCTCTCTTGGCAGGAAGTTTCCCTTTCAGGACTCTGCCGGGCTTCCCCGGTTAAGGCGAACGCCCTGTGAGCAATGCCATCCTCAAACACGCCGCGGGACTGACCAGTTATCGGGCTTTACGCTATTTTGCACGCTTACCCTCCCGCGACGCCGAATCAGGTTCACTTTCGCTATGTACTGCTCACTTCCTATTGCTTCCTTCAGACCCTGCCGTTACCAGCAACGCCCTTGCAATTCGGATTGTCTTCCCCCTGGTCGGGATGACGCCTGCTTGCCTCAGGCTGGGTTTGCCCGCCATGCCGGGCAAACAAAAAATTTGCGTTTTCTAACGCAAACATCTGCGGCTTGTCCGTCAGCATGTTTTCAAGAAGATGAAAGCAGGATCAGAAAAGGCTGTGGACCGGAAAATTCTACAGCAATTCGCCATATTGTCTTAAGCTTGATTAGAAAGCGTAAAGGATTTAAAGGCAGCGTCAAATCAAAATGGTTGAATGCTGGAATGGACCAGGAATACCTCGAAGAGGTAATATTGGGCTGACATCACTACTATCGAAACGATAGGCACTTCGGACCTTTTACGTGGGTTAGCCCTGCATGAAATCACCATAGCTCTTGACCGTGACAGGGGGGAACGGATTTGACTATTTTATTTGAGCCAGTCGGCCTACCAATAATCATAACTCATAATGCCATAGGTTGATGTCTAAAAGGTCAAGCTCTGTTGGTACAATTGGTGTCAATCGCTCTATCCTATCGGGTGCCCGCCTCACCATTTTTCTGGTAGTCCCATTAAATATTTTAACTCACTTTTTAAACGATCAGAAAAGCATTAGTCTTTTAAGCAGATATTCAACGGGCAGCCTGTGGGCAGGGGAATCTTTTATTAATCCATGAATAAACCGATAGCGCACATCGTAATCCTTTTTTTTGACTTGGCTGCCATGGGTTGCTGTTATTTCGTTTTCTATGAATTTAATTTTATTAAAGAACAAATATCCGCATCTGCTGAAGTTATAACCTATCAGAATATATTTGGGCTTTACGCCCTGACGATTATGGTGCCGGTCATCCATGTCACAGCTTTGATCAAATGGGGTAGAGCTGTAAAAAAAAAGTGGGGTAATTTTTTTTTGGTCAGTGCTTTTGTGCTCCTGCTCATATCTGTTTTTATATTCAATCTTTTGGTGAAAAATATGATAATTGAGTCGGGATATCGGTACTGCCCTGAAAAAAGCCGACAAATGTCGTTCTCGACATTTAAAACCTATATCAAGGACACCCATCCATGTATAAAATCAGTGAACTAACAGTTTGCATCGTGGTATTAATTTCCCTGATGATGTTAGACCGATCTGCTGTCCGGGCGGAAGACATCGGATTCCATCCACCTTTAAGTCTAAAATGCAATGCTGTTTTCAGTAACTATAACGGTGTTGAACATGCCGCAACATTTATTGATGTTACTTTATCGCAGCCCAAACACAACCCCGGGGGGGGGGGATGATTCTGGCAACCCAGACAAAGGATTATGAATTTTGGATGATGTCCCACGGCGTTCAGACCTTAAATAATAAACGGTTTATCAACAATTTTCAGGTGGCGATTCGGTACAAGGCGACCGGTTTGTTCATGCACGCATTAAGTGACAACAGCCATAACGCAGATAATCCGCCAGAACATGCCCGAATCTGTTTGGTGGATTACCATAATGAATCAAATCTTGAAAAAGGCGAATTGTGCTTTTCATGTTCGCGGGTTAAATAATCCCGGAAAATGTAGCCAATAAAGCTTATTCCCGGATATTACATATATTGCCGCCATGTGGATAGTTGCGCATTACTGTCTGTTTCGCTGAATTACAGGAACCTGCCGGCTGCAGAAGCCCGCGGATTTTTTACCTCAACTCCCTACAGATATTCCTGGTCCGATAATATCTTTGAATGGATTCGCTCCAAATTATAGGGACATCTATGATATAGATTTCCGATCAAAGTCAGCAATGGCAAAAGTAGGCAACGCCGTTTCAAAATTGGTTTGGGAGTCCTTAAATAGACAAAATGCTCCCTTTGCTATTCCTCAAAGGTTTTGATTCATTTGCGATTTTAATGCTGCGGGTCACGGGGCCTGTAGCGCAAGCGGAAGGCCCCGTGCACCCGGCTTGTGGTGTGCCGGGCACGGCACATGTTCTTAAAAGTGAGTCAAATGTATAGAATTCCAATACATTTGGCAAGTCTTAGACCCAGCCTGATGGAGGCGAAGGGTGTAGTGACATGGCAAGGGGGTACCGGTGACGGCACTTCTGAAGGAAGCCGTCCTGCCGAGGCAGAGCACCACAAAAGTACGGGATGACGAACAGAAATCGAGTATGAGGCGCACATACCGGGACGAGCCTGCACAACAAGGTAAAGTCCTCTATCCATTACAGGGTATGTCCGTAAACTCGGCATTCACGTACTGAAAGACATGTGTTTACCCCGGGAGATCTCCTCTGTGCCAAAAACGGCTGAGGGCCGGGTAACCGGTCCCGACCGCATGGGAGAAGTCAGCAGAAGGCATAGTAGCCGGAGGAAACGAGCCCCCTAAAGACGGGGAGGCCTCACCCCGGTGAAGGCCTGAACGGTGTCTGGTCCGAATGGTCCGGATAAATGATAATGACAAATAGGAGGTGTGTACTTGTGAACAGACGGCCACAGCAGATGGAACTGTTCCCAGCGTCACAGATTGCCGAACGTCTGAGAAACAGCGACCGGTTAATGGAGATGATCCTTGAACGCAACAACATTATCCGGGCATGGAAACAGGTTTGTGCCAACAAAGGAACACCCGGCGTAGACGGTATGAAAACCGGTCAACTCAAAAATGCGCCCCAGTGTCCCGGGGTTGAACACCCCGTCGGGGTCCTCTTCGTTGATCACGCCGATCACCACGGTGTCGCTTAAATTAAATTGTTTTTTGGCCTCATTGTGAAAAACACGGGCCAGTTCATCTTTTTCAAGCATGTTTTCAGGGTCTATGTCCATTTTAACCATGGGGAAAAAGGCACAGGCCGCAAGGGTGATTAAAAGGGTGCATCTTAGTACACGCTTGTGGCGGGTGACAGAGATCTCAATAATGCGGTTTTTCAAATTTTTCATTTTAACTCCGAATTAAACAGTTAAGCAACTTAACCTTTAGTGCAAAAAAATAGTCTGCCGTTATTCTTACGTATTTTTTTTGTCTCGGCTGGACAGACGTTTCTCCATGGTGGTGCCGATGGACTCCATCAATACGGAAAGGGTGGCAATCTGGGAGATGGAAAAGGATTCAAGGCCGTCAATCAAGGTGTTGAAATCCTTGCCGTGGAGCTGTTCATGAACCTGGAACACCTTCTGGCCCAGGTCGGTCAAAGATAGCTCAAATTCCTTGTTGCTGTGCGGCGATTGCCGTTTTAGAAGATAGCCTTTGTTCTCAAGTTTTTTGACCATCTGGGATGCGCCGCTTTTGGTGATGCCAAAGTGGTCGGCCAGCTGAGTGACGCTTAAATCACGGCCCTCTCCCACGGCCTGGATCATGTGCGCTTCCCGGGTGGAGACCTGATCGCCGTTGCCTACGGGGATGGGCATCTGCTCAATGCGCTGGTACATGGCAGCAATGCGCAATAATTCACGGACCGTATTTTTTATCAGTTCTCTTTTGTCTTCCATGGGCAAAATAGTAAAGCAACTTAATTTTATTGTCAACGGATTTTTTGCGCTTGGGGTGGAACCGGCTTTGAAATCTTTTGCAGACTATAGGTTTGGCACATATGCATATAATTTGTTCATGCAGGAATAAAATTTTTATCATAAAAGACTTGCAAAAATAGTTAAGCTTATGTATCAAGTTTTCTAAAAGTTAGGTTACACTTTATAACTTATTTTCAGATTATAATTACTTTCCGCTTCTCATAGCAAGGGGTAGAGTGGATTTGTGTGCAGACGGGTGCATATGTTTTTTAGATTTTATATTAAGTCACTTAACTAAGTATTGGGGGAATCTTGTATGAAAAATACGCGTTGCAGGCCTTGCGGGCACCACAGTAAAGGCACTTCAGGTGCCCCGACCAGTTACGGCATCCAGGATGCCGACGCTCTTTTCGACGCCCTTGAATTAAAACCGGGGGATCATCTGGCAGATCTTGGCTGCGGCCATGGGGATTACAGTCTGCGCGCCGCTCAAATAATCGGGCCAGAGGGGAATGTCTACGCAATTGACCACTGGCCCGGGTGTGCCGGGGCCCTGGAAGAACGGGCCAGGAAAAAAGGATTGACCAACATAGTCTGCCTTACCGCCGACATCCGCAAACAGATTCCGATCCCCGATGGTTCCGTGTCTGTGTGCCTGCTGTTCACGGTGTTGCATGCCGTGGGCTTAGGTGTGCTGGAGACACAATTTGGCAAAGAACTTCAGCGCATCCTGGGGGCCAAAGCCAAGGTGGCCGTCCTTGAATTAAAAAAAGAAGAGCAGCCCTTTGGCCCACCCCTGCCCCGGCGCCTGGCACCGGATCAGGTTGAAACGGCATTTGCCCGGCAGGGGTTTAAGTTCAATAGTCTTATGGATTTGGGATTTACTTATCTAATGCAGCTTCACAGTTAAAGGAGAAGAATTGTGTTCAAAAAAACAACCTCATTAACCCTGGCCTTTTCCGGGCTTATCATGCTGGTGACCAGTATTGTCCTTTACTTTGGACCGGCGGGCCAGGTGGCCCACTTTTGTCCCTGGCAGTTCTGGGGGCTGAACCGCCATTACTGGATGATGCTTCATTTAAACTCCGGTGTGCTCCTTTGCCTGGCCATGCTCGTCCACACCTGGTTGAACTGGCGGCTTTTAACTGCCTACATGAATTTAAAAAAATCGGACCTGCGAGGTATTTCATTGGCCGTTTCCCTGGTATTGACCATGTATGTCTGTATTGGCGGCTGTTTCAACCTGCCGCCCATGAAGCAACTGATCGGGGTGGCAAGAAGCTGCCGTATCGCATCCCTGAAAGCATACGGCTCCCCGCCGTACGGCAGTGCCGCAGATTACCCGGTGTCACTGATAGCCGGATATATGGGCTGGGACCCCCAGACGGCCATGGCCCGGCTTGCAAAAAAAGACATTGCCATAGAATCGCCGGAACAGTCCCTGAATGACCTGGCCTTTACCAACCACACCACCCTGGGGCATCTGCTTGATGTGATGTGTCCGGATTCTATGCAAAATTAAAATAGTTAAAGTGGAAAGGAATGAAGATGAAAGTTGTTTCAGTGTTGTTTTTTGCCTTTGCCATGGCCATTTCTTTTGGGAATATACCGGCAGTTTCTGCCCAAACCCGACAAGTTCAAAATGATGAAGAAATAGAAAAAAATCAGGATACACCGGGGACACAGCAGTTGGAACAGGTGGTTGTCACAGCCCGGAAAAAAGAGGAAAATGTTCAGGATGTGCCCATCAGCATGGATGTTTTTTCTGCATCACAGCTTGAAGACAGAACCGTTCGAAGTATGGTGGACCTGATAAAATTTTCCCCCAATGTATTTATCAAAGAGAGCCATGTGGAACATGCCCTGACCATCAGGGGAATTTCATCCTTTAAGTCGGCCATCTATTCCCCGGCAGGATTTTATGTGGATGATATCAGCTATCCGCTGCACTATACCCAGAACACCGCACTGTTTGACGTGGAGCGCATTGAAATACTCAAAGGCCCCCAGGGAACCCTGTACGGCAGAAATTCCGAATCCGGTGTGCTCAATATTGTCACAAGACAGCCAGGCAATGAGCGGCAGGCATCCGTAAACGCAGAATATGCAAGCGATAACACATACCGCTTCGGGGTAAATTTAAAGCAGCCCATTGTCAAGGATACCCTCTATTTTGGCGGGGCGTTTCAATTTGATACCTCTGACGGGTATTTCACAAATATTGCCAACGGCGATGATACGGCTATGGACCAGGAACATCTCAACGGCCGAGCCACGTTAAGATGGACGCCGTCAATGGCCTGGGACATCGCCTTTATCACGGATATTCAAAGTGAAAACGATCATGGCGGAGGCTTCAGGTACATTGACGGCCCCTGTGCCACGGACCGTTATGAAGTCCGGAAAGATACCGACGAATATGTGGACCAGGACAGCAACAGCCAGAATCTTCGCATTAAATACAAGGCCGATAATTTTGAAGTCCTGTCCGTGACCAGTGCCCTATCCCAGTCTCTGGACAAGCAGAACGATGCCGATGCCTGGAACAATGCCTCAAATCAAAAATTAAATATTTTTAAAATTGATGAACGCCAGTACAGCCAGGAACTTCGCATCTCATCCACCGGGCAGAATTCCTTTGAGTGGCTGGCCGGAGTATATGGCTTTATCGAAGATACAACCTTTGATTTTCAATATGACTGGGTTTCCATGTCAAGGACAATGAAGCACCCGGTCACCGACATTGATTCGTCGGGCCTGGCCGCTTTCATGCAAGGAACCTGGACCCCGCTTCAAAAGCTTCATATCACTGCAGGTCTTCGCTTTGATCACCAGGAGATGGACGGCTCCCAGCGCGATGATGTCCAGGGGATCATCAATGACGATTCCCAGACCTTTGATGAAATCCTGCCCAAAATTGCTGTAACTTATGATATTGCCCCGGACATCATGGGGTATGTCTCAGCATCCAAAGGGTATCTGGTGGGCGGCTTTAACTGGCTGAATTCTCCCAACGACGATACCTTTACCTATGATTCCGAGTATACCTGGAATTACGAGGCCGGCGTCAAAGCGGCCTGGTGTTCCGGGCGTCTGGTATCCAATCTGTCCGTATTCTACATTGATATAAAAGATAAACAGGTGACTGAAACAGACCCGGACACCATCGCCACCACCATTACCAATGCAGCCAAAGCCCATGCCCAGGGTCTTGAACTGCAATTGCAGGCAAAGCCTTTAAAGGGTCTGGATCTGTTTGCAGGTTTTGGGTACACCAAATCAACCTTTGATGATTTTACAGCCCTTGTCTGGAACGATAACAACACCGCTTTGATCCAAAAGGATTACAGCGGAAACGATTTGACCTATGCGCCGCGCTATACGTACAACTTAGGCGTACAATACCGTTTGTCAAACGGCCTGTTCTGCCGGGCAGACTATTTTGGAACAGACAAATTCTACGGTGATCCGGCCAATAAAACCAGTCAGTCTGCCTATGCCACCTTGAACCTTAAGGTGGGGTATGAACAAGAGCACTATGATGTGTACCTTTGGGCCAAAAATGTACTGGATGAAGAGTACCTGACCTGGGTCAACACGTCCGGCAGTTACACCATCGGGCTTGACGGGGACCCAAGGGTTTGTGGTGTTACCGTAAATATCAGATTTTTTTGAGATAGACTTCTATTCTCGCATATTAAAAACATAGAATGAAAAGGAACAAACAGTGGAAAAAATAAAACAAATTTTTAATTCCGAACATGCC
This window contains:
- the ltrA gene encoding group II intron reverse transcriptase/maturase → MAKRNNGAPGIDGVTFKAVEEGGIEDFLKQIRTELVSSTYKPLRNRRKEIPKGNDKVRVLGIPSIKDRVVQGALKLILEAIFEADFQEGSFGYRPKRTAHTAVNRVAEAVVKSKTRIIDIDLSAYFDNVRHHILLDKVAERVNDAQIMRLLKLILKVGGKKGVPQGGVISPLLSNIYLNEVDKMLERAKEVTRNGRYTYIEYSRFADDLVILVDGFSKWNWLVDAANKRLLEELEKLDVQLNREKSKLVDLTRGETFSFLGFDFRRAKTRRGKLGVLVTPRMKARTALLSRLKEVFRRFRSQPLDRIVAEINPILRGWVNYFRIGNSSQCFGYVKDWVERKIRRHLMRARKRSGFGWNRWSRAWLYKTFGLFNNYKVIRYQA
- a CDS encoding MarR family transcriptional regulator; amino-acid sequence: MTIKLSCFTILPMEDKRELIKNTVRELLRIAAMYQRIEQMPIPVGNGDQVSTREAHMIQAVGEGRDLSVTQLADHFGITKSGASQMVKKLENKGYLLKRQSPHSNKEFELSLTDLGQKVFQVHEQLHGKDFNTLIDGLESFSISQIATLSVLMESIGTTMEKRLSSRDKKNT
- a CDS encoding methyltransferase domain-containing protein, coding for MKNTRCRPCGHHSKGTSGAPTSYGIQDADALFDALELKPGDHLADLGCGHGDYSLRAAQIIGPEGNVYAIDHWPGCAGALEERARKKGLTNIVCLTADIRKQIPIPDGSVSVCLLFTVLHAVGLGVLETQFGKELQRILGAKAKVAVLELKKEEQPFGPPLPRRLAPDQVETAFARQGFKFNSLMDLGFTYLMQLHS
- a CDS encoding DUF4405 domain-containing protein; this encodes MFKKTTSLTLAFSGLIMLVTSIVLYFGPAGQVAHFCPWQFWGLNRHYWMMLHLNSGVLLCLAMLVHTWLNWRLLTAYMNLKKSDLRGISLAVSLVLTMYVCIGGCFNLPPMKQLIGVARSCRIASLKAYGSPPYGSAADYPVSLIAGYMGWDPQTAMARLAKKDIAIESPEQSLNDLAFTNHTTLGHLLDVMCPDSMQN
- a CDS encoding TonB-dependent receptor translates to MKVVSVLFFAFAMAISFGNIPAVSAQTRQVQNDEEIEKNQDTPGTQQLEQVVVTARKKEENVQDVPISMDVFSASQLEDRTVRSMVDLIKFSPNVFIKESHVEHALTIRGISSFKSAIYSPAGFYVDDISYPLHYTQNTALFDVERIEILKGPQGTLYGRNSESGVLNIVTRQPGNERQASVNAEYASDNTYRFGVNLKQPIVKDTLYFGGAFQFDTSDGYFTNIANGDDTAMDQEHLNGRATLRWTPSMAWDIAFITDIQSENDHGGGFRYIDGPCATDRYEVRKDTDEYVDQDSNSQNLRIKYKADNFEVLSVTSALSQSLDKQNDADAWNNASNQKLNIFKIDERQYSQELRISSTGQNSFEWLAGVYGFIEDTTFDFQYDWVSMSRTMKHPVTDIDSSGLAAFMQGTWTPLQKLHITAGLRFDHQEMDGSQRDDVQGIINDDSQTFDEILPKIAVTYDIAPDIMGYVSASKGYLVGGFNWLNSPNDDTFTYDSEYTWNYEAGVKAAWCSGRLVSNLSVFYIDIKDKQVTETDPDTIATTITNAAKAHAQGLELQLQAKPLKGLDLFAGFGYTKSTFDDFTALVWNDNNTALIQKDYSGNDLTYAPRYTYNLGVQYRLSNGLFCRADYFGTDKFYGDPANKTSQSAYATLNLKVGYEQEHYDVYLWAKNVLDEEYLTWVNTSGSYTIGLDGDPRVCGVTVNIRFF